The following coding sequences are from one Eleginops maclovinus isolate JMC-PN-2008 ecotype Puerto Natales chromosome 11, JC_Emac_rtc_rv5, whole genome shotgun sequence window:
- the rabgef1 gene encoding rab5 GDP/GTP exchange factor has protein sequence MSQRTERRGGIHVDQSDLLCKKGCGYYGNAAWQGLCSKCWREEYQRVRQKQIQDDWALAEKLQREEEAAYASSHGPQTQPPSQSTPPHPQPGHASLGPFSKFEEKKTNEKTRKVTTVKKFFSPSSRSAPKKETQEGKTPSPSVSRRASFDTDQVSKDFVDFLKNLQKPGREIHKQCRAFIGNMSSKKDLSADELSECVQDFYQNLADRLMGHFKCSSESVEQVMDQVEKYIMTRLYKSVFCPETTDDEKKDLATQNRIRALHWVTIEMLCVSFDEEIPEVSENVVKAITDVIEMDSKRVPRDKLSCITRCSKHIFSAIRITKKEPASADDFLPALIYIVLKANPPRLQSNIQYITRFCNPSRLMTGEDGYYFTNLCCAAAFIEKLDAQSLNLSPEEFERYMSGQASPRCSGSEEDWSSPAPAPTNPVLAQLNQNLEVLSGLSGRQEALMEAAHSLQADLLSWPESVQHEVHDILKKYPLEVLPRSAPAIDDNNDVDNDNLPPPLTPQVV, from the exons ATGAGTCAGCGGACGGAGCGGCGGGGTGGGATTCACGTGGACCAATCGGACCTGCTGTGCAAAAAGGGATGCGGTTACTACGGCAACGCGGCATGGCAGGGCCTGTGCTCCAAGTGCTGGAGGGAGGAGTACCAGCGGGTCCGGCAGAAACAGATCCAGGACGACTGGGCCCTGGCAGAGAA GTTGCAgcgggaggaggaggcagcGTACGCCAGCAGTCATGGGCCGCAGACTCAGCCCCCCTCTCAGTCCACACCACCACACCCACAGCCGGGCCACGCCTCTCTGGGACCCTTCTCCAAGTTTGAGGAGAAGAAAACCAACGAGAAGACCCGGAAAGTGACCACCGTTAAGAAGTTCTTCAGCCCTTCGTCACGCTCTGCTCCCAAGAAAG AAACCCAAGAAGGAAAGACACCCAGTCCGTCCGTTAGCCGCCGTGCCAGTTTCGATACCGACCAGGTGTCCAAGGACTTTGTGGACTTCTTGAAGAACTTGCAGAAACCCGGCCGAGAGATCCACAAGCAGTGCCGAGCCTTCATCGGGAACATGTCCAGCAAGAAG gaCCTGAGCGCTGATGAGCTGTCGGAGTGCGTTCAGGACTTCTACCAGAACTTGGCCGACCGTTTGATGGgtcactttaaat GCTCTTCAGAGTCCGTAGAGCAGGTGATGGATCAGGTGGAGAAGTACATAATGACTCGTCTGTATAAGAGCGTGTTCTGTCCAGAAACCACTGATGATGAGAAGAAGGACCTGGCCACACAGAACAGGATAAG AGCGTTACACTGGGTCACCATCGAGATGCTGTGCGTGTCCTTCGATGAGGAAATCCCTGAAGTGTCTGAGAACGTGGTCAAAGCAATCACAG ATGTCATCGAGATGGATTCGAAGAGAGTTCCTCGGGACAAGCTGAGCTGCATCACGCGCTGCAGCAAACACATCTTCAGCGCCATCAGGATCACCAAGAAGGAGCCGGCCTCGGCGGACGACTTCCTCCCCGCCCTGATCTACATCGTGCTGAAGGCCAACCCTCCGCGCCTCCAGTCCAACATCCAGTACATCACTCGCTTCTGCAACCCCAGCAGGCTGATGACCGGAGAGGACGGATACTACTTCACCAACCTG tGCTGTGCGGCAGCCTTCATCGAGAAGCTGGACGCTCAGTCCCTCAACCTCTCCCCGGAGGAATTCGAGCGCTACATGTCGGGCCAGGCCTCGCCGCGATGCAGCGGCTCAGAGGAGGACTGGTCCTCCCCGGCACCTGCCCCCACCAACCCGGTCTTGGCTCAGCTCAATCAAAACCTGGAGGTGCTGTCGGGGCTCAGCGGCCGGCAGGAGGCGCTGATGGAGGCGGCGCACAGCCTGCAGGCCGACCTCCTCTCCTGGCCTGAGAGCGTGCAGCACGAGGTGCACGACATCCTGAAGAAGTACCCTCTGGAGGTCCTGCCTCGCAGTGCTCCCGCCATCGATGACAACAACGACGTGGACAATGACAACCTGCCGCCGCCCCTCACGCCCCAGGTGGTCTAA